In Chrysemys picta bellii isolate R12L10 chromosome 22, ASM1138683v2, whole genome shotgun sequence, the genomic stretch CAAGGTGTCTGTGACGCTcacaacagtgtacagctgaaTGGGATCCAAGcatgccgtgctatggcgtctgcacgggtaacccaggcttAAGCATGAAAATGattgtttgctgttgctttccgggaaggagagagggggtaagtgcatcatgggaggatgacatgtacccaaaacaacccatgaaaatgtttttgtcccatcaaGCATTGGGAGCCTAATCCAGAATTCCAATCAgcagcaggaactgtgggatagctgcccacggTGCATCGCTCCGTGAggcgatgctagccatggtactgAGGAGGCGCGCCGCCGACGGAAtgtgcagaaaagaagaatgaggggggatttgatagcagccttcaactacctgaagggggttccaaagaggatggagctagactgttctcagtggtggcagatgacagaacaaggagtgatggtctcaagttgcagtcggggaggtctaggttggatattaggaaaccctatttcaccaggagggtggtgaagcactggaatgggttccctaaggagatggtggaatctccttccttagaggtttttaaggcccagcttgacaaagccctgtctgggatgatttagtcggggattggtcctgctttgaacagggggttggactagatgacctcctgaggtcccttccaaccctaatattctatagtGGGGACATGCAGCATCAATTTTGTGAAATCAGAGGCTAAATGTCAACTTcaataaatttgacctaatttcgtagtgtagacatccccttagaCTATAAGCTTTTTGGCTCAAGGGACAGCTCTttattctgggtttgtacagcacctagcacaatggggagagCTGGAAACAGGTTTCCTCTTCCATGAGATTTTCAAGAGTTCAGAAAGTTTCCCCCATCcagaattgggacaaaaagtcaaaaaatcttgaaaatgttcatgaTCCGGTAAGCTGAAAATGTTTAGTTCCAGTCAATTGcaacattttgctttgatactttcacaatgttttgtatcagagggatagccgtgtttgttgctttttacagattcagactgagggtcctgtggcacctttgagactaacagaagtattgggagcataagctttcgtgggtaagaacctcacttcttcagatgcaagacatctgaagaagtgaggttcttacccacgaaagcttatgctcccaatacttctgttagtctcaaaggtgccacaggaccctctgttgcttttcacaatgttttgtgaccttaattaataaataaataaatcaaacacCTAAACTAAAAGACTAAAATTTCAAATGGGAAAAACATTTCAAGCCCCAAAATCGAAGGGTTttgacattttaaacatttttcagatttttttcaatttgtttctAAAAAAACATGCGTCCATATTGTTGCATTCGTGGGGCAAGCTTCAGTTTCAAAGAATCAGAAAAATGTTTAGTGCCTCTTTTGGTCTTACTGCAGTCAGACAAAAGGAAGACAAGGACTGATTCCGTATCCCTGGGAGAACAAAACGCAGGCATCTCTCAGCAAAAGTTAGCACAGGACACAAGACAGACACCACCATTATCAGTAACAGCTTTATTGAGAAAATGGAGAAGGTACGGCCCTCCGTGGGGAGGGGAATGAGAGAAGGAAGGGCCAACACAGCTTCGATCTCTATCAACTGAACATTGTACTGcagaagaaggaaagagagatAATGTTGCTTAGTCAACACACACCCCCTGCACACAAGGcggtggagggggtgggagagaaagaaagaatcacACATTTCACAGAGTTGGCCTCAATGCTTTAGTTCCACCATCAAAAAGATTTGCTTACAGTTGTGCTGACAAAGCATTGAACCGGAGATGCCCAAGCTGACGCACTGGGAACAGAACTGGCAACTTCCCCCACCCATCACCTCCCCCAgatagctgggagggggaaaaacaccctttgcctccctcccagccacaagGAGATCTCATATCATGGCAATGAAGAGAGCCTCAAAGCAGTGGACTGACGGTTAAGGTCCTGGCATCATGTGGCCATACGACaccggtccccaaactttttggGTCACACCCCCACGCTCCTTACTTGGTTTACAACCCCCGGGAGTTGTATCCAGGAGTGAGGCTGCGGTCCGGGGCtgtggccaggagcagggccacagTTGGGGGCCCAGGCCAGAACTGCAGCCGGGGGCAGGGCCGgaatggagctgggggcagaacggggctgggtggtgcttcctccccaccccctgtggggctgggatGGGCTCAGGCCTTGCCACACCACCACCCCGAAtattcctctgcacccccctggggGGGGcacaccccagtttgggaaccactgccataAAAGAGATGGAGGCCTTTTGTAATAATCAAGACCCCATTTTCCAACAACCTCAGAGCCTGGGGGTATTAGGACCCAGACCAAATTCCCCTAGGCTCTAATCCCGGGGCAGTGAGGCTGGCATCATGCCATGGGGACGTCATGATGCCATGTTGTTGGCATTCTGGCTGCACCACACGAGGGCCATGCCACGGGGTGCATTTGTGACTCTCTGCATCTGTGAGAAGACAACTCAAGAGCTGTGGGCGACACCGATTGAAATGCTCGGTCCAGGCCTGAGCCAGTCCTCCAAGCGGAGACAGTGCTGGATGGAGCAGCCAGGGAAAGAGAAAGGACCAAGGGATGGAAACCTGGCCATCTGGACTCTAACAGGTGGATTCTCAGCTCCTCCTCCACATGCCTGAATGAGGAGAGGGACAGGCAGGGGGAGCACCTGGGGCATCAGACGACTCATCGATTATCACAAGAGAATTTGCAAACgctgctgggtttggggtgggggattcTGGGTGCCAGCCCTTGCCCCAGTCTCCCCCAGAGTCCTAGTGGCCCAGCTGATCAGGAAAGGCTCATCTCTTAAGGCACTTTTAAGCTGTGGAGGCTCATCCGGTGGCTGCTCAGTTGGACAGGACGTCTGAGGTCTCAGACACCATTCTCCCATCCCTGGTCTCGATTTTCTTGATCACAATGGCCTTCGACCTGCTGAGAGGCGAGCTCTCCAGTGTGGGGGATTTCAGGGAGTAGCTGCCACCCGAGTAGGAGCTGCCGTATCCTCCCCCGTAACCACCATATGCACTGCCAAGCCCacctggaggggaggagagagacagaagACCAATAAGACCACACAGGATGTGCAGGTGACGCCACAACCAAGGGCAATGCTGACCGCCTGGATGGCTCACCCCACATTCTGTGGGCCTGCGAGTCAGCCAAGGACTGAAGCGCTGCAGACCCTGGAAGACGACAATGCTCGGTCTCGGCTACAAAACCTGGCCCGGAGCTCTCCTACAGTTGAgtcagctgggcagctctgcaccGGGGAGGACATCACACCGCAGGCGAAAGGCTAGATCTTGGGCTAGGTGCTGCCAGGATGGAGTGGTCCTGAATCACTAACTGGATTCCCCCGAGGGCGGAGAGAGCGAGAGCGTGGGCAGGATGGGTCAGCCTCTAGCCAACACCCCTTTATAAAAGCGGAAgaggacggggggagggatagctcagtggtttgagcactggcttgctaaacccagggttgtgagttgaggGGGCCagctagggatctggggcaaaaaagttggggattggtcctgctttgagcagggggttggactagatgacctcctgaggtcccttccaaccctgatagtctatgattacAGAGCATCTAACCCTGCAATGCTTCCTTCCCTCATCTTCTAGGTCAGGAGCTCAACCTTGGAAAAAGGAGCTCCTGGCATTAGGAACCATCCCACTGCTGGGGCTTAGGCACATTCggtctgccccttccccgctgcatATCCCCATTGCTGCAAAGAAAGAATCACTCCCCAATGCATCTGGTTCGGTGCCGGTAAGACTGAGTGACCATGGGGAACCAGGCCCAGTTCAGCgggagctgagggcactcagcaccttgaagAAGTCAGTGAGAATTAGGGCCCTCAGTGAGTTGTAAGGAGCCAATTTCTTCTCCCCAAGCCACGCCCCTGGCTCTGTGGTTCTGCTCTCCTGACATGTGTCAAACTCCCACTGAGTAGTAGAGTCCCTctcaccatgggggggggggattctgccCCAGCTCGGAGTGCTGCCCTGCTGCCCCACAttacccacccccgcccccagatgaAACGCATTTACCTGAATAGCCGGTCGTCTTGGTCTGAATGCTCATGCTTTGCATCCCAGACTCCAGCCTGCCAAGCAGAAGAGAGGGATATGAGTTATCAGTGCCCGGACAGTGTCGAACGGGGATGGGGCACAGAGAAGGACAAAATTAGGGCTGCATGGAACGTGTAAGCCACTGCCAACGTGGCATCAGAACTGCTCATCTGTGTGTCATAGACCCAATACTGCTAACagcagagattctcctttagctctaTTGATAAGGGCCTGTTACTTTTGAAGCAGAAGGATCCGGGTTCTATCCTGGCTGCCCCTAGGAACTTCTGAGCATCCGTGGCCTGCCAGAAATTTACAAGAGTGAAGCCCTAAGCGGAGAGGGTTTGTTACTAATATCACTACCCTTGCTTTGCAGATTAGTCACTGACCCAGCTGAGGCCAGCCAGTGAGTCCGCAAAGGCAGGACTAAAACCCGGGCGTTCCTGGCCATCTAGacaagggggttgggggggggtctcaagCAGGGGACTGCGCTGCAAACAGATGTCAGGGGGTCGTGACCAGCCTGCCCTTTCCATATTGCTAAGTGGGATGAGGGGGAGGGCcggggccgtccttacccatacacatttcctggtgccctacaaagctgcgtgctgctccgcccccactccacctcttccccaagccccccacccctgctctgctgcagccctgcctctacccacccctgctccacccccactccaccccttccccaagcccccacccctgctccgcccccattccCCTGAGGACTGCTGCAGGGGTCAGGCCTACACTCAcctcagcctgctctgctcccctggctcccagccgcgccACTGGCGAGTGCtgggggtggttcccccctgctcccccaaggctgggagccaggggagtggagcGGGCTTCCCCCCTACATCCCcatcccgccccccccggaggCCTGGGGCCTCACACAGCCTTCCCCTGGAGGCctggggctgcatagggcaccaaaatggctaggcaCGGCCCTGGGGAGGGGTATCCCAGTATGGGAAAGCGGGTGAGTGCATGGAAAGGGTTTGATCATCCCcacactaggcaacactgccccTGCTGCATCTCAGAATTCATGGCCCGCTGGCTGCACTGCGCTAACTCGCTGCTGGGAGACGAGTTACATCCCAGCCACTCTGtgcctgcccacccccacccccccgagcttCCCTCCGTCCTCACACAGCGGCTGACACTGCCTTGGCTGACTCCGCATCAGCGTGCAGACACCATCATCAATGGGACGTCTGCAAGACGTTCGCATCAATGGATGCGCTAGACAGACGAACATGTGATGGCAAGAGCCCCATTAACGGGCCCGCAGCCCACATAACTAAGCTCCGTCGGCCTGTAAATCTATTACAGATTATTTGCGGGAGTCACCCTGAAAAACCGAGGACTGATGTGAGGCTGTAGTGATGGTGGATGTACAGTGCAagccccttaaagggccagcaacCCCTCCTAGGCTCCACGCAGGCTCAAACAACCTGTTCAAACTGGGACCAGCAGTCCAGTTTGCACCCAGCATGTTGTGGGCACCACTGAGGGTGCTCTTTGGAAAGCTGGCGCTAGCAGGACAtcctgattagggtgaccagagagcaagtgtgaaaaattgggacggggtggggggcaatgggtgcccatataagacaaagccccgaatatcgggactgtccctatgaaatcacGGCATCACCCAAATCCTGATGCACTCAGAAGTCAGCAAGGCTCAGCCCACAAGGGGTTAATCTACAGACCTTGCTCCGAGACAGACGTGCACCACATTGGAGCCAAgttccagccctggggctggtctATTGTCCTCAGCCCTCTCATTGGTCCTCTCTCTGGAGAGGCGGAGAAGCCATCCAATCATGACACACGATGCCGGCCTCCCACACCCACCTGCTCTCCTCTCCTTCCAGCAGCTTCCTGTAGGTGGCGATCTCGATATCCAGGGCCAGCTTGACGTTCATCAGCTCCTGGTACTCCCGCAGCTGGCGCGCCATGTCCTGCTTGGCTCTCTGCAGGGCACCCTCCAGCTCGGCCAGCTTGGCACTGGCATCTTTGATGGCCATCTCACCGCGCTCCTCGGCCTCAGTAATGGCTGCTTCCAAGCTGGCACGCTGAGGGGTGGAGGCAGGAGGACGCATTAGATGGTTTCTCCCAGAACAGGGGCCTCTCCCAGTATCCTTATCGGAGGAGGAGGGTGAAGCTCCCTGGAGATATCTGCTGCGGCGTTATAAACGCAacacactaagggctggtctaaaTTTTAGCACCGATGTTGCTGCCCCAATGCAAACTTCCAGTGTAAACGCACTGCACCCAGGCAAAGCGGGGCCTTGCAACTGGGCAGTTTGCTCCCATTTCAAACCAGAGGAAGCTATGTGGGTCCATGCCCTGCTTTGCACGCATGGCAGATAGTTTGCACCAtagaccagccctgagctctTGCATCCTATTCAGATTTTCCTTTCTCCCATCATACAGGCTTCTCCAAAGGACACTGGGGAGCAAAGAAGTGAAAATCCCTCCGGACGAAAGGGAAGCGGGttcctgtctacaccagggctgcAAGCATGTCACCGTCACAACACACGCCCCCGATCCTGTTTCTAAGCACCATTCCATTCTGCAGTGCAGGCCGACGTGTGGGACTGGTGAGGTGCTTAGCTGCTAAAGTCCCAAGAGCTGCGAAAGAAACTAGGGAGAGCGAGAAATGGACTCCTCAGAGAGCGATTACAGAGACAAGAGCCAGTGAGATTAAGGAGAAAGAAAAGCGAGATCAGCAGCTGAGGTAAACAGGCAGAGACAGCTTGACTTCTGTGGTGCTGTATTGATTACGTCCGCTGAAAAACTGGCCCGGAGACAGATATTTAACCATGTCCTCAAACCACAGTTGTGCTGCTCACGGTTGGGGAGCACATGGGGAATTTCCCATCTACACTAGAGAATGGGGCGGTGTTACCCCACATCTGCAGTTATAAACCAAGATCTACAAGGTGGATTGAAAGGGATCTGAAGACTGGCAAGCTAAGAATGGTAAGAGGGAATcctttccccagggctccgggcccCCAAATAACTGCAGGAGGAGGAATGAAGGGTCTGGTGCAATTCTGGAGAAGTCAGCGGTTGTTTCTCTCACCTGGCCTTTCAGGGCATCGATCTCCGACTGTAGCCGGTGGATCATCCTGTTCAGCTCGTTGATCTCGGTCTTGGTGCTACGGAGGTCGTCCCCGTGCTTCCCCGCAACCGCCTGGATCTCCTCGTACTGCGTgggaaggagagagacaaggAATTGAGAACAGAGCGCGCAGTGTCATCAGCTGTCCCCCTTCCGGGAGGGCAGGATCCAGGCCAGGATTTGGGGAGATCCTGTATGGGGAGAGAtggcagcccaggctgggagctagAGAGACTCCCAAGGTTAGTCCGTGTCCAGCAGCCTCAAAAAAGAAATCCCCTTATAATCATTACAGCTGAATCCTGGCTCTTTACCACCAGGGAAACCGTGTAAACCAGGAGTCCGGTCACAACTGTCCCTGCTCTGGAAAGCTTCATTTTTAACAGCTTTAATCAGCCTTGCAAATTTGCCAGGAAAATTCACCAGGCCTGGTTCAGAGCTTGCAAATGAAGAGACTGGTGGCATTTCATTTCCCCTTCAGTCAAATCCTCCTCCCCAGGAGGACGTGGGATTTTGCAAGGCTGGATTAAATTCCACGTGACGGGAAGGGAAGCCAGAAGGAAATCGGAATGAAAACCACGTAATATTGCTGCTTAGAAAGCCCTGTGCATAATGTTATGCAAATTGCAGTCAGCGCTGCAGCTAAGGGTGTCGTCCCAGCTTCCAGGGGCGGAGGAACCAGTGTGGAATCTCTCTGTGCAAAGTCTCAGAGTGCACATTGCAAAACCACCGCAGGATTAGAGACAGCTGCTCCGGGGTGGAACAGCGCAGGTCCTGCAGGTCGGGCGGATTGGGAGGTGGGAGTGGGAGCTCGGGACAGGTCTAGCAATGGGGTGTTTCCGGTCTGGATTGGAATGATGCATGAGCTGcgtgggagcccaaggctggactGCCAGGGGAGTGTGGCAGGCACGGCCGGCGTGTGGGAAGCACTCGCTGTTCCTGCTTGCACTAAAGCTCACCCTTAGGAGTGAGGCTTCCACCTGGGACAaccaaagagaagggaagtacgGTCCAATGGGTAGGGCACTGACTTTGGAGGCCTGgctccagttcctggcttgtcactcagagcattgcgccggcggcagagggggaacagtgggggagaggctggggcaagcttcccgggccaggagctcaggggccaggcaggagggtcccacgggccAGATGCAACCCCCAGTTTGCCCACCTCCGTTCTACAGCCTCAGATTTCAGCGTTAGGTTGTTTGTGCCCCATTTGAGAGACAGTAGGTCTATggagccaaggctgtagcaggctccACGCGGGGAAGTGCAGCGGCCTAGGGTATGCAGGAAGAATAGACAGGGGTTCCTTGCGGAACGTGAGCCCCAGCTGTGGCAGATACGGCAATCCCCTGTAATAGCCTTGAAAAACTTTATTCCGTTGATTCTAAGtctctttggagtccattgtattaagtGCAAAGTTGATGTATTATTGGGGGATTGGCTGTAACTTCTCCTGGGGGGGAGACATGGGAAGTGTTATGAGTGTAGGCAGAGGCCTGGACAGCCTTGGAGAACCCCAgtcgggagggagagagacacggtTCTCCGCCCAAAAGAGGTGACGGCTGAGGAGCCGGGAGCTTAAGAGCACCACAGAAGGGGAGCACAgctgcagttgccctgaactgtgactccagccactagagggggacggTGAGTCATGCTGCATTTGAGAATGACGCATGCATATGCAATGCCTGCTACAGAAGGCTTCTGCACGGCAGGGGACGCTTCATATACTCAGCTCACCAGCTGGAAGGAAGAAATGGGACAGCTGCCACCTAGCGGACATTCCCATGGGCAATGCCACACGCCCTGACCCACCCACGTCAGCTCAGAGACCAGGCTGGCTGCATCACCAGCAGCTCCGGGGGACAGACGGGCAACTCACCTTGGTCTTGTACATGTTCTCAGCCTCCGCCCGGCTCCTGTTGGCCATCTCCTCGTATTGCGCTCTAACCTCTGCGATGATGCCGTCCAGGTCCAGCTTGCGGTTGTTGTCCATGGTCAGGACCACAGAGGTGTCCGAGACCTGGGACTGCAGCTCACGCAGCTCCTGGGTGCGGCAGGGAGGAAGCATAAGGATCATCTGTCACCACGGAGCATGGAGAACTCGGTGCACCCACCAGCATTCCCAATGCCTTGCCGTTGGCTGCTTTCCCAGACTCGGGTTACCAGatttcaagttcccaaatagaAGACATTGctgaagggagggggagctggaggaggaacGGGGTGGGGTACCTCAGCCGCCATTGACCTCCCAGcgctgaaggcagcgccgccgccagcGGCAGCGCAgacataagggtggcaataccatcccaCGCCATCCTcacatctgtgctgctgctggtggcggcgctgccttcggagctgggctcccggccagcagccgccgctctccagctgcccagctctgaaggcagcgcagaagtaagggtgacaataccaaaACACGGACATTCGTTCAGATTTCAAAAATCCCCCCGGATGGAGATTCGAGGACcaatggtaaccctatcccagACTGATCCAGCCACTGAATCCACTGGGGCTGGTGTTGGCTGAGATCCCCCTCCTTCCACTCACCAACCTCCAAGGGCCAGGGGACAGCAGCAGATGCTGTAGGATTGATGGCATGGCTAtccggggaggggagaa encodes the following:
- the KRT8 gene encoding keratin, type II cytoskeletal 8, with product MSLRITQKNYRSTSSVPTRAFSSRSFTSGPATSTRMSSSYSSYGGSRYGGGSIRGPSMGYGLGAGGGITAVSVNPNLLAPLNLEIDPTLQHVRTQEKEQIKTLNNKFASFIDKVRFLEQQNKMLETKWDLLQGQKTTRSNMNNMFEAYINNLRRQLDGLGQEKLKLEAELGNMQGLVEDFKNKYEDEINHRTEKENEFVLLKKDVDEAYMNKVELESRLESLTDEINFLRQLYDEELRELQSQVSDTSVVLTMDNNRKLDLDGIIAEVRAQYEEMANRSRAEAENMYKTKYEEIQAVAGKHGDDLRSTKTEINELNRMIHRLQSEIDALKGQRASLEAAITEAEERGEMAIKDASAKLAELEGALQRAKQDMARQLREYQELMNVKLALDIEIATYRKLLEGEESRLESGMQSMSIQTKTTGYSGGLGSAYGGYGGGYGSSYSGGSYSLKSPTLESSPLSRSKAIVIKKIETRDGRMVSETSDVLSN